ttatttcttcttcactTGATAAATTTTGTTGGTATTtggattttgttaaaaattcagCATCTTCAGCAGATGCATATATAGATTctaaactaaaataaatacaataaagtatcatttattatttacaatattataaaataaaaaattactaatgtataattttcaaattaaattatttcgtataaaacgatatatatacttacacatTATCTTCCTTCCATGCTTGTAGAACTTCTTTGTGTATAGAACTATCAACTCCATATGTCTTAACTAAATCCAGATATTTATTCcataattctataaaaaaattatgcaaaaatgaaatattttcatttcttttaataacgtAACCtaaagatacataatatacataatataaatcatatatagcTGCGCGCGCACACATTCATACACATTTCATAAATAcgtgattaaatataaataataactaaagtaatgttaaaaatcaaagattaaccttaatattaaatatataataaagcaaTGTCAATAGATTgcaaataatagatattattatacgaatataaatatgatcgttatctatataataaaaatattatattaacacaGTCATGAGAAAGTTAAACAgaattgttttaatatattaatttttatatatatatatatatattaaagtaagaAATTTCTATAGATAAGACAAGATTGATACGagttacgaattttttttattatgatgaaaatgaaatatatttacttacttcGATACTGCTCGTACGCCTTTTGTAAAATTAGAGCAAAGGTCTTGGTAGCAATCTCAGCGGTTTCATTTTCTACGGAATAATTAAGCCGTGGAACGCTTGACATCATGGTCAATGCTTTTTATGAGGTTAGGTATTGTTAGGCAGTTCGATGccctctttattttcttttccacggAAGATCGTTAATTATAccgttataattttattgcataCATCTGTTTCGTGCTGAACATATAAACGAACAAACTCAtcaaaggaaacaaaagatattttattatctaggTTTCctcaaaatattttcgatacgTTGGGACGCTTTATCTCTCGACCGCAGAGCGATCCGCCATGTTTCTTCAATAGATAGGACATTACCGGCAATGGATGACCTAACCTCAGTTTCCTTTAGCTGACACACATTTGTAGGTTGTCTCTTCAATCTGAAATATttgtaagtattattattaattatacgcattttatttcatattcaaaattttaatataattattgagaTAAGtacattcgaaataaaatattgaaaatttagatatgtatttatgtattataatgaCTAATTTGTATATGATTGGATTTGTccaagattatattttttttatacttttcacATAATatcatgtaataaataattgttacttattatatttgaaaaataataattatcttatcttattgacaaaaaaattgtaaattgcACGTCtttattatgcatatatatttttcttattatgtaCAATAGATTTTGTAATGTAAATtggaattaaatatttactcaTATCTTAAAAATGCTTATGTAATTTCTTAGAGTACATCCAATCATTCCAAATACTGCTTGTTTTAATTCTTGTTTACTaaagaaaaaggtaatttctaaaataaaccTAAGATACATATACAAGTAGTTTACTTTTGTTTATGTCGTATACGTtagttaaatgaaattttctttttttataataaaaaaatcataataccaataacattaaaatataaatttatgtagtAGTTAAAGAACACtacttgttttatatatactatagtaCTGTAGTACTGTTAtagtattatcaattttaGTAACATCAAATATGTatgaaattatgtatatatggattaATATCCATTAATAAAGATTCTAAAATGACTGGTTTCTGTTGCGATTctgtttctatttaattttaaaatagtaATTTAGACCTTTTCCAATTTTATACAAAacgtattttaaaaaatgtgcAACACTTTATGTACAAGCAATTATGAGCTAAAGGCTATTTAAGAGGAAGTTGAGGGGTGGAATAGGTTATGTTCCAGGTTGGTTGATAATTTACCTGGGGGTCGAGTGATAGAAGGGGAAGGATTACAAGTTTCCAAACCATAACATGACATAAGTGCAGACAGAGCACTGCGTACACCGATTGTTGCCAGTTGTGACCATCTACCAGAACTTACTGCATCGTCACCTGCATATACAGCATGTGCATCGAAACTTCCTACTGGAACCATCTTTTTAtctgtaaagaaagaaataagattaaCAAGATCACGATTccatgaatataattaattaactaaccTATAGAAGGTGGATTCAATATAGGAATATGAGATTCCAGTTGCCCGCTTGGCCTTGTATTTCCTGCAAGGCGTAGTTCAGCATGCAGATCTCCTAACAGTTGCACTACTTTTGGATCAGTCTATAGAATAATTGTAAGCATTTGATAAAGAATCTTAATTGTGGAAAATGATTTAAACTTATATTCATTTACCTCGTTGTCTGATCGCAATGACATCAGATCATCAACACGAATTGGCTTCCCTTGATTTAAGGCATTTGTGAGAATGCTAAGTTTTCGTGCAAGAGTATTTTCTGCATTTCCTTCTGTGATGTGTGAAGTGATATCTCCTTTTGGATTATTAGATACTTTCATTGATGGAGAGCTATTATAGTAGTATGATGATGGAGAAACCAAAAAAGGACCACTCTGATTAAATAATCCATCTCCCCCATAATGAGATTCTGTATTAAGACGATTTGCATGAGAATTGTAGCCTGCTTCCATCTTCAACCGTTTAGAAGACCTGAAAtcaaatcataataatatcaggattctataataaattaaaagattatcgcataattttgcataaatagtacttatatactaataaatatttttaatatatatgttagcatataatttttaaaaaatgtaaaaaacaaacattcttatcataaaagattaaatttgtttaaaagttaaaagtaGTAATAGCTAATCAATactaagaaaatttctaacatTCATCAacttgatatatattatattcaaacgtcaataattatttattaattattgattacaTTTCAACTATTTTTTGTGAATATATTAGCTAAAACAAAGTTGcatatataagagaaataacaatacaaatattttataatatatatgtgtatgtgagtaatataatactttaacttagttaaaattattaaattatttttaaattttttaatgaataaaatactttatagaataaaaacataaataatatggTATTATACGCATGCAAATAATAGTGATCATGCAAAGATGAAGAATATCTGAAAATGTACATAGTGAGTAAGCTTATGTAATAAACcccaatatacatatatatatatatatatatatatatgtatatatttaagtaaaaCATACAAGTAACATAATACGAACGCTAAGGACTCTTGCTTATTACTCgtataaattctttcttttacttaaataaatatttacgaacttaattatattttatataaatcaataataatttattttaatcaattactctctatataaattgaatataacaagaaaaattgataacaGATTTCAATTGTAGTGATTATTaatgtgtataataaattatgatgagtgtgtatacatgtataatgaGAGCACACTTATACAAATTAGATTGTTATCAAGGTAATGGAATTTAAGCAGTTTACATTTTAGTTAGGTAAATGAAAGCATATGTACTGTTACAGGATATGTATATTCAGAAATAAATCATGAATTTGGACACCCTGggtgtaaatgtatattaacAATGGAATTTGGAATATTTATTACCTATGTAAACTTTTATAAGTGCTACAAAATTTGTCCCTCTATCATTCAGCCACAATAATTCTATTTCCTGAAACATAATTTATGTTTGTTAGAATTAATTGCCAATTTGTTGTATGTTGTGCTTAcatattccatatatatattttttttattatatttcaaagtaTATGTTGACATCTGCTAATTCCACAAATGAATGTATATctcttcattatattttatttaatataaaaatttgaaaatgaacaattttttacaaCAGATCAATATTTagttttttaaacaaaacatATATTTCACTTTCATATAATTCAATATCATATATCTTGATTGACACAAAGAACTAATtgttatttgaatatattttgataatagatttttaacaaataagcATAGTGGGTGTTCTTTCAATGATTTATCATTCcaataaatttgtattgtacaataatttttaactatAAGTATTGatcaaatgattttaaatataataattaaattaatattacttgGTCATACTTCATGACTTTGATAAgaacaatacatatatatcctataaaaaggtataaacaatcattttgtttaaataactttattgtttttaataaatttcgttaCCAAGTCAAAAGTGTTTAGAtaggaaattatttatcacgtATTATTAGTTTAAgcttttgataaataattgcaTGTACACAGTTTTAAAGACACTGTTTTTagtttaagaaataatatggtacctgatattttgtttttattttataaaattgacttataataaattcaagttAGGTTGTAAATTTAATGTTGTATCTATATGATGCTACATATTATTTACAcctaataaatataagaattgATTATAACAATActcaaatttatttcattctagaaaagaaaaatctagattacataaatatatattataatacaaatagtATTATATGGCAAAGCAATAcagattatttaatttataatttaataatttattaataaactcgatatatatatacacatatatatacatatatatatatatatatatatatatatatatatatatatatatgtatgtatatatatatatataaagatgatacttaatttgaattatagaacaatgaaattctttttttaattatttacattatcggggattattttcattttttgaacACCCCCATgcttaaatataagaattaaggtaatttaatattctttgaaaaaaaataaattatatcattttaaacaaGCTTTGTTCTCTATAAAAATGCTTGCCTACAAACTTCatattttcttgaattttcttGAATTACTGTAAACTTCTctgaagagagaaacatattgttttattattattagttttggatgctcttcacaaatgttttatatatatttaaatagattatataacaaccagtatatattttatgactttggaaataaaagaagtataaggAATCATACGGTCAAAACTTACTATATACCTTCAAAGAGTACGAttcttttctgttattttttattctcttataataataataataataataataataataataataataataataataataataatagtaataataataataataataataataataatgcatcCTTACATGACATGTAcaagatttaaaaagatagGAGATCCTTGGAAAATTAGTAAAATTTGTAccattgtatatttgaatctgaaattatacaaaatgctaaaatattattttctttttgtaacaaataatattgCTGGAAGAGAATAAACGTTTTGATGTAGATATTGTGGAATTGGTAGAGAAAGTAACATATACTTTGTTGTTTTcagttatataataaaaaaatttctatttcccAAGGCCCCAGTGTGTACTTTTAATCAACATTCATCCTGTAAAGATCACtattatgaatttaataaaacgaaataaaacaaaataaaacaaaaaaaaaaaaaaagaaaaaaaaaaagaaacgtaaaaggAGACTACAGAGAgttaaatcataaattattttaatatcattaaatattcacTCATTGTCCACAAAAATATTGCATAAAAACACCTTTGGGTatctaataaaagtatattacaacaatttaatattattttacattgcAGTGACATACATTTGAAACTGGCAAAGATCCAAGTTTCATTATAAGAATGGTACTATGATAAAACACATgcagagaaaataaaaatattaacagcTGTTGTTTACCATTCGTATATTGAAACTTATTATAGttgtttatatatagtacAAATTAACGAACTGTTATTACAGTTTTAAAGAATGACCAATCAAAATATAGCTGgtttataaatgtaaatgaataaattgccataacataaataaaattgattatcaAAGATGTTAAGACTAACAACTTccattatatattcatatgttATCCTAACATTATGCACTCCCTGTTCTTGACCTTGCAATAAGTTTTTGCAATCCCTCGTTGATTTAAACTAAAAGGACTTTACATGTTTCAGTCCATCTGCACAgacgcatatatgtatatatatgtatatatacgtatatgcgtgtatatatatttatatatatatattttttcctattttatacttattcttatttaaattttacttgTTCCTTggtgaaaaataatagtatgATATCACTTTAATATAGCTTTTGTAAcgtaatattcaattataatcGAGTTGACTAAATTATAACTCGACTATTTCTGATTTGAGCTTGAATAGTATATTTACAAACATATTactgatatatttaaatcttaGCATACATATGCAAATTatgaatgtatacatatttattgcAATAACAGCAGTGTGCATATGTAACTATTTAAACACTCTGCATGTAAAGAATATTCATGTATGCATATGCATGCCCATACACGCataaattcatatatgtacatatttaatcatatttggtagtgaaataattaattgaaaaagatatttcttaattttttataagaaacatTTTGTGACCATAATAGCAAAAATGGTAGTTTTGATCACAGTAAATTGGGAGAGgtacagattttatataaagatagCGATATAGTAAATGAAAGTGGTTTTCATAATAGGCGAGCACAAAATCTTAggatgtgtatatgtgtgtaacaGTACCAACGCCATATTCCAAATcactatattattaaatcatgTAATGCATAGCGATATATAAATGTTGTATAAAAACGTACACATTTAATGAAAACGTTCATTGCAGTCCCCTGTGTATTCTAGATTACACAGATCTTAAATTATCTAAAAGTAATCTGCAAAATGAAGAATGCTGGCATCAAATCTCTGTAGCTctgaccttttttttcttttctttttttcttatttatttatttatctttttctttttttccctatctAAAGGCGTCGACTTCTTTGGTCATTCGCCGAGTTCTGAcctttaaatagaaattaacgTCGTATATGTCCAcatacttattttatatcgattttcgaTAGTATTGTTGTCGCCTTAAAGCGACTTAAGAAAACTAAAAGAATCTCATTTATTTACTAATTGAAATTGCATGCAAACGAGCGAAGCAAACGAGGTactacacatttatatatcatcCTTTCAAATTATTCTAGTAACATAATTTGCTAAGAGAGAATAAATGCCAAGCATAACTGCAGTACACAGCCAGCTATGTGTGTGTAAGCAATTAGTTTCTGGTAAGTTCTGGAACATTAATTGTCTCTCTAGAACTACTCACCCTCCAACGTCTGATATATCTTCAATGGCCCTATGAGGGCCTCCTCTATTTGGAAGAGTAAGAAGAGGCATTCTTCCCGCAGAGCTCTCATGTTGATCCCGTAACTGACGTTTTCGCTTTTTGCTCCACAATTCATGACAATCCTGCCATGTTGGCAACTGAGGTGCTGGCATCCTatttataatacgtattaatatatgtatcgtaaggattaattataagtacaattgatatgaaaaaattcgatGTGTATAAGTAAAAACGTACTGCTCAGGTTGGACATTTTTCAACCAATTACTTTTCAATGCATCAGCTGCTGTTATTCGTTTTTCAGGATCTAACTCCAACATTTTATCCAGAAGATCTAATGCTGGTGCAGGCATAAAAGAAAACTCTTCTCTTAAACGTCGTCTATGTGACCTTTTTGGTTTAAGCGTATGCCATAAGGGTAATTTTATGACAGACGGCCAAACAGCTGGAGTAGGTGTACCACAAATTCGGGAAATCATTTCTAATTGCATCATTTCTACATTTGCctatttaaaaagttttaaaaataatgtaattagtTTTATAAGCCTCTATGAGTTTTTATGAGTTTCTATGAGTTACCTTCACCTGAAATAAAGGTTTTTTAGAAAACAATTCTCCCAAAATACAACCACAACTCCAAACATCAATAGCAGGCCCGTATCGTTCTTCGCCCAATAATAACTCAGGTGGTCTGTACCATAACGTAATAACTTTATTTGTATATGGTCTTTGTCGATCTTCCGCATTATAAAGCCTCGCTAATCCGAAATCAGCTAGTTTCACTTCTCCTCTGAAAGATACAAAAATGTTAATACAAAGTCTGATTCGAGCGATCGTTGGGGTCAAATATATTGACTATTTCAATAACACATacttattattcattaatatattagaaCATTTGATATCTCTATGTAAGAAATTTTTGCTGTGACAGTAATTAAGTCCATCTAATAATTGCTTCATGATACTGGCATTattcatttcattaaaatcaacCATGCCAGATTCTAGGAGTCCCATTAAATCGTGATCCATATATtcaaaaactaaataaaatgatcCTTTGtcctaaaatataaatatattagtaatatataacgtaatctggttaaaaatataataaagtacaaaaataatataatggaTTTCTTAAAATACTTAGAATTAGCACTAATCGATTATGAGATGATATACCTTTCTAAAATCTAAAGCATCTTGCTTATCAGTCACTATTTCTCGAAGATTAACAATGTTTTTGTGATTTAATTGtctcaatatttttatctcgcgGACCGCTGTTATAGGAAaaccttctttttcattttctaagcGAACTTTCTTTAAGGCAACAAGTACACCTGCTCGCTTATCTTGAGCTTTATACACTTGGCCATAAGTGCCTTCTCCAATCTGTGCAATTACTTCAAACACATCGACGCAACGCTCGCCCCAATCCTTTCCACCAGAGGCAGACATAGGAGTGTGACAATTTCGTGAacctcttctttttaatatttttggcCTCTTCAATTTCGGTTTTGGAGTAACACGTTCGATCACATGTTGTGGAGGTGTCGCATTTGGATCTTCTTCTCCGCTCAAATCCTCAGATCCAGGAACGactaaaatatagatataatcaTTGCATTGTATTTACTAATTGACATATTTTGGTTCGatgtaaatatgaaaatactgACCTGGTGGCATTGGTAAATCTTTGATGCTCTTCTTCTGCGGTGGTTTTGGAGTTGAAGATGGGAATTTCATTTGTGCTTTACTGGGTGGACTTGGAGAATGACTAGGAGGTGAATCTATATTCTCCAAATCGTTCTGATTAATACCAGGTGGTAAAGGTAATCTTGATAAACTTTTTGTCTTAAACGCTACGATAGGCGGCTTTGGCGGATCCACGGATTTCAAAGGAACTAAATTATTTGGTGAATTAAATTTGGACATAACTGTATTTGGTGCTGGAACTGGAATAGGAATAGGTGGTGGAGGAACTGATAAATTTGCAAGAACTGTTGATGGTACTGGTACAGGAATAGGCACTGGTACAGGTACATGTGACAAGCCTGATGTATTTCTAGTCTCAGGTTGAGGCAGTGGTGGAGCCTGTGCACTCATATTAGCTGGAATGCTCGGACTAttcgtaatagtaatagtagcatGGCAATTGTTGGATACAGACATTGTAGGTGATGTACGCACAATGGTGTGAGATGGTGCACTGGTCCTTGGCATAGGATTTGAAGGTGTACTATGTGTCGAGAGTATCGGTAAAGGTGGAGTTCTTCCTGctaaattattatcttctgTGACCGGAACTGgaatgttaataatatcaacAGATTTTATGGTTTCATTCGACGATTTTGATGGATCCTTGTAACCTAAAGATTTGCTTTTGTTATCAAAGTTAGACTTATTTTCAGATACGCCAGTACTTGAATCTTTCTCATCTGTGCCTTCTATAATTTGAACTTCATCTTGATTGACAGCTTTCTCCTTTGCTGCTTGTAGCTTTTTATATGCTAATTCTCtcatatttctatcttttacaaGTTCCGCAAACAAACTAGTTTCACTAATTTTTGCTTGCACCCTAAGATTTCTTGCAGTAATACTTGTTGGGCTTCTGGCTCTTGATCTATGCGGAGATGGAGAAGGAATCCTCGACGGACGTGGGCTTTTTGATTTATGCTTTCTCGACGATTTATGAGATTTGCTAGGAGAACGTGATTTCTTAGGACTTCGACTTCTTCTTCGTGAACGCGATCTTGAACGCGATTGAATTTTTCTAGTCCATCGTCCAAGACTACGAGATCTTGATCGAGAAAGTGGAAGAGTTAacctaaataaataacaagtagtgatatcatttttatatatgtataataattacatgtaTACAAAGCAATCAATATTACCTGCTGCCAGTAGGACTTCTAATTGatcttgattttcttttgtccCTTCTGTCTTTTTCATGATGTCTATACCTTCGATCAGATcctccctccttccttctACGTTTACTTGCAGAAGGAGAGGTAGGAGGATCACCCCCTCTTCTTCTATGACTCACAGGACTTGGACTAAATTCTCGTCGTCTTAATGTTGATGGACTAGGACTATGTCTCGTTCTATGCAACATTGGACTAAAATCTCTTCTTCGTGGCGGGCTATGATCTCTACGTCTTGCTGGACTAGGACTGTGAGGACGTCTACGAGTTGAACTGGTTGTTGCATTGGGACTAGCAGGACTATGTCTTGTATGCATGTTGGGACTATGCTTCTGTCTCTCTGGACTATGCTTTCTTGTAGATGCACTTGTTTTGTTACCTATTGGCGTTGTTGCTCTAGGTGGTAATAATGGTGTATGCGGTGATTCTGTTTGCCGAACAGGTGAAAGAGGTGGAGGCGTAACATTCCTAGGTTGCCTTAATAATTCAAGTTCTACATCGCTAAGACATCTTTGCTCCTGAGGAGTAGCAGGTGATATAGGAGAAGTACTATCCTTCAAAGGTAAAGGTGGGGATTCAGACCAATTTTCAACTGGTTTTTCATGATCTGGactaattataatttcttcagTTATATGATGAGGACTAAGGCTGTGAGAGCATCgtttagattttcttttcttcttttttccaataCTAGATGAAGGACTcaaacttcttttcttctttttctctcgtttatgttttttctctttccttcttgcaTAACGTCTAGATTCTTCTTCATACTCTGGTGTACCGCTATGCATACTTGTTGCGGGTTGTTGTTCATTTGATGAATAATGTCTGTTAGAATGTCTATGCTGTACTGGAGGAGAAGGTGAAAGACTAATTGGTGATGCTCCAAGAGTTCGTTGAGGACTACTTCTGTAATACCTCCTTTGCAGAACTGTTTCAGGTACATCTCCATCCGTATAACTATTACCTCTGCTATCCTCTGATTGAATTTCTCCTGCTTCTGGTTCTGATAAATCTTCGCTACTTACATCAGAGTATTCCACCAATGGTTTCACAATAGAAGAAGCTACAGTCGGTACACTTTCTACAGATTTGTCACGtgacctcttcttcttctttttgccaGAACTTTTACTCTTGCCATGCCGTCTATGTCTGCTTTTATCGGAGCTTTCAAAGCTATGACGATTTACATCACTGCCTGCACTACTTCTCCTCCTTGATCGAAATCTCCCATTACGTTCTCCTCTTTCGATGTCACGACTGCTAGGCATGTCACCTtctaaaatcaaaaatatccATATTTCAGAAATAGCACAACGTAGTaacatcaattttttaatgggTTTGAAActtacttattaattaataaaaaacattatgtattaataagcttaaaataaaacatgattatttatatacatatatttataaactagttatttttacagaaaatagataaaggtagaagatagatatttaaagatatttggTATCAGATCATATAATTTTGTGatcataatattaaatatactttattatactCTTTGATttgtataaaacaaatatttcaaaatatgttttgttcaataaatatacacatcattcacattttttattctaattttgaatatatttagtttttaaaagtataattcttcaataaaaaaattgtattgttGAACATCAATTTAATccaaaaatatgaattatttgatCAATTAGTATAATTCTACAATATTAATGATTacgaaaaattgatatttttgctATAAAGATCGAAGACAAAAGGTGtatctttaaatttatacTACATActtctccccttttttttttatttctaagtcGATAATCACGTATAAAGAACTTACACGTTATACACACGCGAATGTATGAGAGCTATAAACACACaggtgcgcgcgcgcgcagtGCACTTCGACATCATATTGCGGAAGACATCCATAGATCAAAGCCATCGA
Above is a window of Vespula vulgaris chromosome 4, iyVesVulg1.1, whole genome shotgun sequence DNA encoding:
- the LOC127062983 gene encoding cyclin-dependent kinase 12 isoform X3; this encodes MPSSRDIERGERNGRFRSRRRSSAGSDVNRHSFESSDKSRHRRHGKSKSSGKKKKKRSRDKSVESVPTVASSIVKPLVEYSDVSSEDLSEPEAGEIQSEDSRGNSYTDGDVPETVLQRRYYRSSPQRTLGASPISLSPSPPVQHRHSNRHYSSNEQQPATSMHSGTPEYEEESRRYARRKEKKHKREKKKKRSLSPSSSIGKKKKRKSKRCSHSLSPHHITEEIIISPDHEKPVENWSESPPLPLKDSTSPISPATPQEQRCLSDVELELLRQPRNVTPPPLSPVRQTESPHTPLLPPRATTPIGNKTSASTRKHSPERQKHSPNMHTRHSPASPNATTSSTRRRPHSPSPARRRDHSPPRRRDFSPMLHRTRHSPSPSTLRRREFSPSPVSHRRRGGDPPTSPSASKRRRKEGGSDRRYRHHEKDRRDKRKSRSIRSPTGSRLTLPLSRSRSRSLGRWTRKIQSRSRSRSRRRSRSPKKSRSPSKSHKSSRKHKSKSPRPSRIPSPSPHRSRARSPTSITARNLRVQAKISETSLFAELVKDRNMRELAYKKLQAAKEKAVNQDEVQIIEGTDEKDSSTGVSENKSNFDNKSKSLGYKDPSKSSNETIKSVDIINIPVPVTEDNNLAGRTPPLPILSTHSTPSNPMPRTSAPSHTIVRTSPTMSVSNNCHATITITNSPSIPANMSAQAPPLPQPETRNTSGLSHVPVPVPIPVPVPSTVLANLSVPPPPIPIPVPAPNTVMSKFNSPNNLVPLKSVDPPKPPIVAFKTKSLSRLPLPPGINQNDLENIDSPPSHSPSPPSKAQMKFPSSTPKPPQKKSIKDLPMPPVVPGSEDLSGEEDPNATPPQHVIERVTPKPKLKRPKILKRRGSRNCHTPMSASGGKDWGERCVDVFEVIAQIGEGTYGQVYKAQDKRAGVLVALKKVRLENEKEGFPITAVREIKILRQLNHKNIVNLREIVTDKQDALDFRKDKGSFYLVFEYMDHDLMGLLESGMVDFNEMNNASIMKQLLDGLNYCHSKNFLHRDIKCSNILMNNKGEVKLADFGLARLYNAEDRQRPYTNKVITLWYRPPELLLGEERYGPAIDVWSCGCILGELFSKKPLFQVKANVEMMQLEMISRICGTPTPAVWPSVIKLPLWHTLKPKRSHRRRLREEFSFMPAPALDLLDKMLELDPEKRITAADALKSNWLKNVQPEQMPAPQLPTWQDCHELWSKKRKRQLRDQHESSAGRMPLLTLPNRGGPHRAIEDISDVGGSSKRLKMEAGYNSHANRLNTESHYGGDGLFNQSGPFLVSPSSYYYNSSPSMKVSNNPKGDITSHITEGNAENTLARKLSILTNALNQGKPIRVDDLMSLRSDNETDPKVVQLLGDLHAELRLAGNTRPSGQLESHIPILNPPSIDKKMVPVGSFDAHAVYAGDDAVSSGRWSQLATIGVRSALSALMSCYGLETCNPSPSITRPPD
- the LOC127062983 gene encoding cyclin-dependent kinase 12 isoform X1; protein product: MPSSRDIERGERNGRFRSRRRSSAGSDVNRHSFESSDKSRHRRHGKSKSSGKKKKKRSRDKSVESVPTVASSIVKPLVEYSDVSSEDLSEPEAGEIQSEDSRGNSYTDGDVPETVLQRRYYRSSPQRTLGASPISLSPSPPVQHRHSNRHYSSNEQQPATSMHSGTPEYEEESRRYARRKEKKHKREKKKKRSLSPSSSIGKKKKRKSKRCSHSLSPHHITEEIIISPDHEKPVENWSESPPLPLKDSTSPISPATPQEQRCLSDVELELLRQPRNVTPPPLSPVRQTESPHTPLLPPRATTPIGNKTSASTRKHSPERQKHSPNMHTRHSPASPNATTSSTRRRPHSPSPARRRDHSPPRRRDFSPMLHRTRHSPSPSTLRRREFSPSPVSHRRRGGDPPTSPSASKRRRKEGGSDRRYRHHEKDRRDKRKSRSIRSPTGSRLTLPLSRSRSRSLGRWTRKIQSRSRSRSRRRSRSPKKSRSPSKSHKSSRKHKSKSPRPSRIPSPSPHRSRARSPTSITARNLRVQAKISETSLFAELVKDRNMRELAYKKLQAAKEKAVNQDEVQIIEGTDEKDSSTGVSENKSNFDNKSKSLGYKDPSKSSNETIKSVDIINIPVPVTEDNNLAGRTPPLPILSTHSTPSNPMPRTSAPSHTIVRTSPTMSVSNNCHATITITNSPSIPANMSAQAPPLPQPETRNTSGLSHVPVPVPIPVPVPSTVLANLSVPPPPIPIPVPAPNTVMSKFNSPNNLVPLKSVDPPKPPIVAFKTKSLSRLPLPPGINQNDLENIDSPPSHSPSPPSKAQMKFPSSTPKPPQKKSIKDLPMPPVVPGSEDLSGEEDPNATPPQHVIERVTPKPKLKRPKILKRRGSRNCHTPMSASGGKDWGERCVDVFEVIAQIGEGTYGQVYKAQDKRAGVLVALKKVRLENEKEGFPITAVREIKILRQLNHKNIVNLREIVTDKQDALDFRKDKGSFYLVFEYMDHDLMGLLESGMVDFNEMNNASIMKQLLDGLNYCHSKNFLHRDIKCSNILMNNKGEVKLADFGLARLYNAEDRQRPYTNKVITLWYRPPELLLGEERYGPAIDVWSCGCILGELFSKKPLFQVKANVEMMQLEMISRICGTPTPAVWPSVIKLPLWHTLKPKRSHRRRLREEFSFMPAPALDLLDKMLELDPEKRITAADALKSNWLKNVQPEQMPAPQLPTWQDCHELWSKKRKRQLRDQHESSAGRMPLLTLPNRGGPHRAIEDISDVGGSSKRLKMEAGYNSHANRLNTESHYGGDGLFNQSGPFLVSPSSYYYNSSPSMKVSNNPKGDITSHITEGNAENTLARKLSILTNALNQGKPIRVDDLMSLRSDNETDPKVVQLLGDLHAELRLAGNTRPSGQLESHIPILNPPSIDKKMVPVGSFDAHAVYAGDDAVSSGRWSQLATIGVRSALSALMSCYGLETCNPSPSITRPPGKLSTNLEHNLFHPSTSS